One window of the Archangium primigenium genome contains the following:
- a CDS encoding RNA polymerase sigma factor, giving the protein MLAFRAGDVRAFETLVHRHRMPVFNFILRFTGHRARAEDVLQETWLKVVRSAPEYETRAKFTTWLYTIARNLCVDSARKESYRQTASLDAPSAGGEMDEGRELGATLADEGPSPERGAYNVRVRPLLERALAGLPEEQREVFVLREYNGIPFKEIAEVTGVPENTVKSRMRYALEGLRRRLAELGVDGDLAEDGKTVAG; this is encoded by the coding sequence ATGCTCGCCTTCCGGGCGGGAGATGTCCGTGCGTTCGAGACCCTGGTGCACAGGCACCGGATGCCGGTCTTCAACTTCATCCTCCGGTTCACCGGACACCGTGCACGGGCGGAAGATGTCCTTCAAGAAACGTGGTTGAAGGTGGTGCGCAGCGCTCCCGAGTACGAGACGCGGGCGAAATTCACCACCTGGCTCTATACGATCGCGAGGAACCTCTGCGTGGACAGCGCGCGTAAAGAGAGCTACCGGCAGACGGCCTCGCTCGATGCTCCTTCGGCGGGTGGCGAGATGGATGAGGGACGGGAGCTGGGAGCGACCCTCGCCGACGAGGGACCGAGTCCCGAGCGGGGTGCCTACAACGTCCGCGTGCGGCCCCTCTTGGAGCGGGCGCTGGCGGGTCTCCCCGAGGAGCAGCGCGAGGTGTTCGTGCTGCGCGAGTACAACGGCATTCCCTTCAAGGAGATCGCCGAGGTCACGGGCGTGCCCGAGAACACGGTGAAGAGCCGCATGCGGTATGCCCTGGAGGGCCTGCGGCGACGCCTGGCGGAGTTGGGTGTGGACGGAGATCTGGCCGAGGACGGAAAGACGGTGGCGGGATGA
- a CDS encoding zf-HC2 domain-containing protein translates to MKTQSTHAHEDRLLDFAYDELPRAEAVLVEQHLEGCSRCTATLRDIRSVRGTMSHLPRVSAPDAGLESLLAYAQQSARRSATGAEPTPRWWRRLLAPALSVATLGVVGLVVVRTNQELSPPSLQAAPAVPVSAQREAESAMAAAPAPAAPQSPRVSEEVSERHTRYDNRVREQQRVEPLAKALPSRGAPSKGLFGLNRAASDDEAEGYGSGGGFPAKKRAAEPTAAARQQPASSKTSAALPARDKDSSDALMMAEAPPPPPPAPVAAAAAPEMKSPGASVEASRGRAEAAPQRKAWEREVVSLRSAVAAGSRDVSILFRLCQAEAALGQHDQAMKSCGRVVLEAPDSNEARQAQRLIDEQLLP, encoded by the coding sequence ATGAAGACCCAGAGCACCCACGCACACGAGGACCGTCTGCTGGACTTCGCCTATGACGAGCTGCCCCGCGCCGAGGCGGTGCTGGTGGAGCAGCACCTCGAAGGGTGCTCGCGCTGTACGGCGACCCTGAGGGACATCCGGAGCGTACGGGGCACCATGTCCCATCTGCCCCGCGTCTCCGCGCCCGACGCGGGCCTGGAGTCCTTGCTGGCCTACGCGCAGCAGTCCGCGCGCCGCTCCGCCACCGGCGCCGAGCCCACCCCGCGCTGGTGGCGCCGCCTGCTGGCGCCCGCGTTGAGCGTGGCGACCCTGGGCGTCGTGGGCCTCGTGGTCGTCCGGACGAATCAGGAGTTGTCGCCCCCGTCCCTCCAGGCCGCCCCCGCGGTCCCCGTCAGCGCGCAGCGCGAGGCCGAGTCCGCCATGGCCGCCGCTCCGGCTCCCGCGGCCCCGCAGTCGCCTCGGGTCTCCGAGGAGGTCAGCGAGCGGCACACGCGCTACGACAACCGCGTTCGCGAGCAGCAGCGCGTCGAGCCCCTGGCCAAGGCCCTGCCCTCGCGGGGCGCGCCGTCCAAGGGCCTCTTCGGGTTGAACCGCGCGGCGTCCGACGACGAGGCCGAGGGTTATGGCAGTGGGGGAGGCTTTCCCGCCAAGAAGCGCGCGGCGGAGCCGACCGCCGCGGCACGCCAGCAGCCCGCGTCCAGCAAGACCTCGGCGGCGCTCCCCGCCCGCGACAAGGACTCGTCCGACGCCCTGATGATGGCCGAGGCCCCGCCGCCGCCGCCACCCGCGCCTGTCGCCGCCGCCGCCGCTCCGGAGATGAAGTCCCCGGGCGCCTCCGTGGAAGCGTCTCGGGGGCGGGCGGAAGCGGCCCCCCAGCGCAAGGCGTGGGAGCGGGAGGTCGTCTCCCTCCGGAGCGCCGTGGCCGCGGGCTCCCGGGACGTGTCCATCCTCTTCCGGCTGTGCCAGGCGGAGGCCGCGTTGGGCCAGCACGACCAGGCGATGAAGTCCTGTGGGCGCGTGGTGTTGGAGGCCCCGGACTCGAACGAGGCCCGGCAGGCCCAGCGCCTCATCGACGAGCAATTGCTCCCGTAG